The genomic DNA atatttttcagaaataatcacagctcagtaatatcttctgtatcaaaagcaagagttgatagaggtacctctagtttagcagcatcaaaactgctatcagtatttgccattaaggcatagttcacctcttcttcagattctgaagtgtctgcccaatttttcttctttctaataagtgcctggcctttatcacattttcctttctttcaatcaggagatatgtggcctctttcaccacaattgtagcatttgacatttgagttgtctcctctgtcagactttcatcctttgccttcagtctttctgaaccctttcttgtcagaacttccatctttcctggaaaacttcttactctttctgaatttcttgtaggctatttttgtgatacccttcaccataagagaaCACAGTtacatcatctctgcatcaacatccacttcagataaattttcaggttctgaatcatcatcatcagaatctgatgactctaaatcagactatatgatgagagcctttccttttacCTTCCTAGAgataattggcttttcttcagcctttaaagcaactgtcttagacttcccttcATGCCTCTTCTTtttttgctccatctcaagttcatgagtcttgagcatcccatagatttcatcaagagacatatcagtaagttcatagttgtctcttattgtagtagctttcaaatcccacttttcaggaagagctagtaggaatttcagatttgaatcttctcgatcatattccttatccactagtgatagatcattcaacagcgttgtgaatctgtcatatgtataagttagtgactcatcagattatgagtcaaagtgctcatactcctgtgtgagtatcgtcttcctattctttttatggcattggttccttgacatctcacttccaatgcatcccagatttcttttgcagtcttgcatgcaatcaccctgtttgacatgatattgtcaattgcactatgaagcaagtgtcttactttttcatccttgcctagtgaagagatgtcttcagtggtgaatTCTCtattttctttgggaatcatcctatgtggctcattcccaactgcaacagaaagctttatgggcttgtgtggaccatcataaattctgtataaatattctggatctgtaacttccagaaacatggccatcttcacactccatacagggtactcagacaccctgagtaaaggaaccctgatggtttcatatctaaTGGTGTTTtaaatgggttgaacctttgcaggttcttgagggtctggaATTTTTGCTTGAttagacatgattgattgtttgtttggatcttaactgtttgtaagcttaacagattggcttcgataccacttgttaggcctcaatgatactatagaagggggttgaatatagtatctacaatcaattcgattataaacacaagtatgtaacagaaaacaagtttattcaatatatcaaactctgttacagtaggttttatctactctctcagtgatgtataatatcactaagagcttctaggattacaattaataatattctcgtgaatgataacatatatagtgtaaaccataatctgtgtttatatactacataatTACAAGttatctcctaattgatatgataatgattatgtttcctagaatacatcaatcagagattatctactgcagccctatagctgtccaattcttcatgcatatctttacttgtttaatccagatcctctcctataaatcagctgctttcctattgaagtgtacccgcactgaagtcctgatataagttctgacgccttaagttctgataacttcctgtcttcagtaagttatgatttccagttaaattctgatactaatttccgaaactaaacaaatcagattagacatgatatcacaaatatatctaacagccATGATTCCAAGGGTCgatagctctgataccagtgTTGCACTTATTAATGTATTTAAGAACTAAGATAAATTAACAACCTGATCTAAAGAAGATGAAGGTTATTAATATGTTATAACCAGAGAGTCAGCCAAATTAGAAGAGCAACTCTGAAAAAATAACCAGCACACAAACTTGAGAGCAAAGAAACAAGAGAAATGTATTCAGattgataataataataatgattaTGTTACACTCCAAACCTGTATATTGTCTTACTTCAGAATTGGAAATGTAAATAAAATTACTAATCAAATGCAAATTCACTTCATCCCTGGTGGTCCAGACTCCTCCTTGCTGTCATTCCTTTTACCTAATTCCTCTCTCCCATGCTCCAGGTCCTTTACAACATTATTTTTATGCTCACCAGCCCTCCATATATTAGACAATGCATCAGATTAGTGGGAATACTAATAGCCAGATATCTCATATCTAAGTTTCTCCTATGATCATAACTATATTCATGCTTACTCATTTCTTTAATGTAGAAAAGCATGCGCAGCTCGAATCATCCAGCAGCTTCTGCCGGTGCTGCACCATATTATGATTACTCATTCTTTTTAATGCAGTAGCTTATTGTATATATCTCGTAAAAAAACATCTTTGTAACGTGCGACTTACGAAACATCTTTGTAATATAATAAGAATCTTTGTTTTGCTTATTTGATATACAACGCAGGCATAGACATAATTAATTAAGATTAAACTTGGCTTcttaatattaaattaaaaaataaagaGTTTAATATAATATTTGTGTATTATAATATGTAAAAGAAAATTTGGATGACGCTTTTGAAATTCGTCGGAATTTTGGATCGGAGTTTAGATCAATTGATGAATACGGAAGAGGGGGAAGACCGGTTAACCGACCCcctttaattttttcttaaattttttgtatatttataatatgtgtttatttttaaaatgacCCAAGCTTGATATTTATTTTTGTAGTAATAATTTTTAAAACGAGGGCAAACATATAATAATTAAGGGAAAAATAAGAAATGATGCATTTTTTCAGATAAAAAAAATCTATTTTTATCCGATCTGGACAAAAAAATTCAAACTATTAATATCCTACATACTGCTATGGAAGGTGAAGAAtgagaaaatatttttttttgttgaCAAGAATAAATGAGAGAGTATTAAAACAAGATTTGATCATATTTGAATCGATAAGTTATCATATAACTAATAATTGccgatttagaaaaataaaataaaaaattaccaTCCCCGAATTTTGAAGCTAGTTTATGTATCtgtaagggtgagcaatcaaATTACCATCCCCGAATATTGAGCATTCACATCCGCTCCCCTATCGCCATCCTCATAATCTTACTAAAAATAGTAAACTTGTAAATTTATCCCTATAATTTATTTATCATCCAAAAATTTTTTACATCCCAATCCCCATTTTCATCTccatatattattttattattactTTTTTCTCTCACTTTCTTTAAAACTTTAACTactattaatattattttatcatTTCTCTCTCCTCCTCTACACATAAATATCATTTAAATATAAAATGGGGTTGAATAGTAAGTCCCCAAATTTGGGGACTCATTTTTCGGTCTGCAAAATTTTCCCTATAATAGGGAATCAGATGGAGCCTTATTTTTCACTTACAATTCATCAATTTCTCAAAATATAGGGATGGGGAAAGGAATGGGAAGCCAATGGAAATGCTCTAAATTGTAACCCACCCTGGAGCCATCTGACCCAGAAAAAGGCTACATATTGACATTACCTGAATTTACTCGGTACATATTTGCTTATGCTGAAGCGTAATTTAAACAAACAGTGAAATTAGGCACGATTAACAAATGATTAGAGCCTCAAACATTCTTTTGATACGATTCATCTCATTCAACATTGTGTGTTTAGTGGGTTTGGGGGTTGAATTTATTATATCATACAAGATTTATCCAAGTGTTGAAAATAGGATGAAATTTTAATCATCGCATGTTTATTTTCTTAGTGGGCATGATACTTTCTTCCGTGACcaaattttttttctttaaaGGGTTACCTTTTCCTGAGTCTGACTGACTAGAAATTTGTGATTCGGTCAATGACCTGGATGAAAAATCTAAAGAGTACaattgttaaaatatttgaataaaaaataaagtgattgtcaaagcgtatcgaggaagtctctcaaatcttaccaaggaagacttgtaaagcttatcgaggaagacttgtaaagcttatcgaggaagttttgtaatacttaatgaagaagatttgaatagcttacttagtaagccttgtaaaccaactactataaatagctcatTTAGCTAATGAAATACAACACAACTTTTTCTCCATCTTCTATTCTCCTATACTTCCTCTACAttaaacataactaatattttcagtcaaggtttataacacgttatcagcacgagtCTCTGCCAACTGAAGCTTTATTCTCGAAAGAGCTACGACTTATTCTGACCCACGAGTCCCTATCAACTAAAACCATTTTATAAAAGAGGTATGTTTTCttttcctcattttcttctaaatattATTACATATTTATGTTACTGATTGAAATCTATAAAGATGGCTATGCCATCAAGTAATACTACTATAAAGATGGCGCTGCCGTCAAGTAATAATCAAAAGTTTTCTGGCCGGCTATGCCGTCGTAACTTTTGTATAAAGTTATTATTTCAACTTGCCTGTTTAAATATTATGTGACatattatatcttatttaaaatctATTCAGGACGGCGAATCTTGTGAAATTAGAGTTTGTTGCCTTGGATGTTTCCGGAAATAATTATTTGTCATGGGTCCTTGATGCGGAATTACACCTTAGTGCTAATGGCCTAAAAGATACTATTGACCCGGAAAAGATCCCAACTGTTGAACAAAATGCAAAAGCGATTATCTTTCTTAGGCATCACATCCACGAAGATCTAAAATCTGAATACCTCACTATCAAAAATCCACTCACCCTTTGGAATAATCTCAAGGATAGATTTGATCACCAAAAACTTGTTCACTTGCCATCTGCCCGATATGACTGGATTAATTTGAGGTTACAAGATTTCAAATCTGTAGCTGAATATAATTCTGCTCTTTTCAAGATAagctcaaaattaattttatgtggTGAAAATATTACTGATACTGAAATGATTGAAAAAACCCTCTCAACCTTTCACCCCAACACTATGATCCTGGCTCAACAATATAGGGAGCGTAATTTTCAGAAATATGGCGAGCGGATATCTCTCCTTCTTGTGGCTGAAAAGAATAATGAGTTGCTACTGAAAAATCATTAGATACGTCCCACAGGCTCTGCCCAGTTACCTGAAGTACATAACACGTCATTCTTGAAGAATGAACGGGGGAAAGGGCATAGAGGAGGACGGGGTTATGGACGAAACCGTGGACGTGAAAATTTTCGTGGTCGGTTTCACAATCAATATCATTCTGGCCACCTGAAGTGGCAACGTGATGGTTACAACTCTGGCCACCATTTCTTCTAGCAAATAagacacacatacacatacaagaggctctatactctagcaagtcaactagaaacctactgagttttaaagatatccgTCTTAACGGGTTTCACGTTGAAACTATTAATGAGAATGAAAAAGAATACCTTCTCATCACCTCAAACACCGTTGACAATAAAAGGGTCCTAGAAAAATTCCACTCGGTTTCTTCAGGATTATATGTTACAAGTATACGAGTTCTTGAATCTCATAGTGTCAACATCCCCAAAAGTCATAGACCCAAAACTATTTTCCCTTTGGCACGAAAGACTCGGTCATCCAGGAGTATCTATGATGCGTCGTATCATTGAAAATTCTGTGGGACATCCTCTTAAAACTCAAAAGATAATATCCCAAGATGAACTTCATTGTTCAGCATGTTCCTTAGGAAAACTTATTGTCCGACCATCCCCAGTTAAGCTTCAAACCGAGTCCCCGAAATTCTTAGAAAGAATTCAAGGTGACATTTGTGGTCCTATACATCCATCTtctggcccatttaggtacttTATGGTTTTAATTGATGCGTCAACTCGATGGTCTCATGTATGTCTACTTACAACCCGAAATACAGCCTTTGTcaaattacttgcccaaataattAAACTCCGAGCTCAATTTCCTGACCATCCCATTAAATCAATTCGACTAGATAATGCTGCTGAATTTACATCTGCAACTTTTAATGAATATTGTATGTCAGTAGGAATCTCAGTCGAACACCCGGTGGCTCAcgtacatacacaaaatggtttagcagaatccttAATTAAAAGACTTCAACTTATTGCCCGTCCCTTACTCCTAAGGGCAAAGTTACCTATATCTGTTTGGGGTCATGCAATACTTCATGCTGCAAATATAATTAGAATAAGGCCTTCTGCTTACCACAAACAATCCCCTCAAGAATTAGTTCTTGGTCAAGTACCTAATATATCTCATTTAAAAGTATTTGGTTGTGCTGTGTATGTTCCTATATCACCACCACAAAGAAATAAAATGGGACCTCAAAGAAGAATTGGTATATATGTTGGTTTTGATTCTCCATCTATTATAAGATATCTGGAACCATTAACTGGTGATGTTTTTACTGCTCGCTATGCTGATTGTCATTTTGATGAAATCATGTTCCCTAAATTAGGGGGAGATAATGATTTGCATAAATTAAATTCCGAAATATCATGGAATGCATCAGGATTAAATTCTATTGATTCACGTACTAATCAATGTGAATCTGAAGTTCaaagaattattcatatgcaaaatattgCTAATCAAATGTCGGATGCCTTTAGTGACTGTAGACATATTATAAGGTCACATATACCTGCTGTTAATGCTCCGGCACGAGTTGAAATCCCTACTAAGAAATCAATTCCTGGAGAATTGATTAGTGATTCAAAGCCACGCCAGAAGCGTGGTAGACCTATTGGTGCAAAAGATATTGTACCACGAAACGGAAATTGATTGGAATTGCCCTGGAAGTggcaaaagtttcagaaaatacCCCAGAAGTGGTATTTCCTCCTGAAGAGGTTCAAGCCCCTGAAGTGGTTGTAACAAAACTCCCAGACGTGGGATTGCCTCCAGAAGAGAATGTTGCCCCAGAAGTGGCACATGCCCCAGAAGTGTCAAATGCTTCCACGGAAGCAAAGGTACCTGAAAATTATGAGATCTCAATGAATTATGTCCATAACGCGAAATTACTGGATCGTGGGAGTATTGAGGTTGATGATGTATATGCTTTTTCCGTGGCATCTGATATTATTATGAACTCcgatcctgaaccacaaagtgtggaagagtgtcgacaccgagatgattggccaaaatggaaaatTGCGATTCAAGAAGAATTGCAATCATTACGCAAGAGAAATGTATTTGGACCTGCAGTCCAAACACCAGCTGGTGTAGTCCCTGTCGAGAATAGATGGGTGTTTATACGAAAACGAAATGAAAGgaatgaaattgtgagatataaGGCCCGGCTAGTAGCCCAGGGATTCTCTCAAAGACCTGGTTTTGATTACCAGGAAACATACTCTCCTGTGATGGATGGAGTTACTTTTCGTTTTCTAATGGGTATGGCTTGTATGGAAAAACTTAAAACACGTTTGATGGACGTTGTGACAGCATACCTATATGGATCACTTGATAGTGATATTTATATGAAAATTTCTGAAGGGTTAAATATTGAGGACACTAAGCCTCGACATTTATATTCTGTTAAATTACAacgatcattgtatggtttgaaacaatctggtcgtatgtggtacaaCAGGCTTAGTGAGTACTTATTGAATGATGGATATGTTAATAATCAAGTGTGTCCTTGCATTTTTATTAAACAATCATCAACTGGTTTTGTTATTATtgctgtatatgtggatgatttgaatattatcggtactactgaagatattactaatgctgctaactatttgaaaaatgagtttgaaataaaagatcttggaaggacaagattttgtttaggtatacaggtggagcacttatcttcaagaatatttgttcatcaatcaaactacactgaaaagattcttgatcGGTTCTACATGGACAAAGCTCATCCACTAACCACACCAATGGTTGTTCGATCACTCGAGGTTGAAAAAGATCCTTTCCGTCCTAGAAAACAAGATGAAGAGACTCTTGGACCTGAAGTTCCATATCTCAGTGCAATTGGCGCTCTCATGTATCTAGCAAACAACACACGGCCTGATATTGCATTTGCAGTGAACTTGTTGGCAAGATTTAGTTCTGACCTTACTAAAAGGCATTGGGATGGAATAAAACATATATTCAGATATCTTCGAGGGACAATCGATCTTGGACTATTCTTCCCAAACAATTCAAGATCACGGCTAGTTGGATATGCAGATGCTGGATACATGTCAGATCCTT from Apium graveolens cultivar Ventura chromosome 5, ASM990537v1, whole genome shotgun sequence includes the following:
- the LOC141660971 gene encoding uncharacterized protein LOC141660971; translation: MAMPSSNTTIKMALPSSNNQKTANLVKLEFVALDVSGNNYLSWVLDAELHLSANGLKDTIDPEKIPTVEQNAKAIIFLRHHIHEDLKSEYLTIKNPLTLWNNLKDRFDHQKLVHLPSARYDWINLRLQDFKSVAEYNSALFKISSKLILCGENITDTEMIEKTLSTFHPNTMILAQQYRERSAQLPEVHNTSFLKNERGKGHRGGRGYGRNRGRENFRGRFHNQYHSGHLKWQRDGYNSGHHFF